One Armatimonadota bacterium genomic window carries:
- a CDS encoding alpha-amylase family glycosyl hydrolase: MAIAGIRIQTVVAAVLAIALVGARTPVDAGVMLQGFYKDVPTPNVATSDPNYRSTFWWDNLAARAHSLSTAGFTAVWLPPAIKGANGGVSMGYDPLDDYDIGSKWQHSPQNGSTRYGTRQQLQRLCALLKANNLDIYLDVVENHRDGDSGNRQFRYVDAYGHYPGGRFEKNPGDFHFNPSPLIFVPQDPNVPADWDPGDAGLEASSPFGADLAPVNSTTPNRYLWNGLNNAGDWLTKALDADGYRLDYVKGISTDWLSSFLSTGAMAGKLAFGEYYDGNLGKVQRWVNGAGGMNNRCSAFDFPLRYQLKAMCSGGGAFNMASLDHAGLVGVDPFHAVTFVENHDTDVSDPITANKMLAYSYILTNEGYPCVFYRDYSTEAGCYGLKPAVDPLIWIHEKIAYGRTQQRWKSGDVFAYERMGNEVGHDNLLVGLNDNGASAQTVAVATAFGANITLKDYTGHAPNVTTDGAGNATITIPANAGGAGYVCYARDGITGPPHAAAGPRETTQEFAGATDLDIRPAEMGVANKVASIWAQAGKPIRLELWYHTDPAWTDTTRLDVTLIDPAGATVATSSFTKAGPQGGGFTYTPPASGFCTFFIEAFDTPAADPKPVYWLKAHYTAPAVFPVEVPTALKVAGGLAKGTVDQAQFAGGAVTVAEAVRLMKLWSGLE; encoded by the coding sequence ATGGCAATTGCCGGAATACGTATTCAGACCGTGGTGGCGGCCGTTCTGGCGATCGCCCTTGTTGGCGCCCGGACGCCGGTCGATGCGGGCGTGATGCTCCAGGGCTTCTACAAGGACGTCCCGACCCCCAACGTCGCCACGAGCGACCCCAACTACCGGAGCACGTTCTGGTGGGACAATCTGGCGGCTCGAGCGCACTCGCTCTCCACGGCCGGATTCACTGCCGTCTGGCTGCCGCCGGCCATCAAGGGCGCCAACGGCGGCGTCTCCATGGGCTACGATCCGTTAGACGATTACGATATCGGCTCGAAGTGGCAGCATAGCCCCCAGAACGGGTCCACGCGCTACGGCACGCGGCAGCAACTGCAGCGTCTGTGCGCGTTGCTGAAGGCCAACAACCTTGATATCTATTTGGACGTCGTGGAGAACCACCGTGACGGTGACTCCGGCAATCGCCAGTTCAGATACGTGGACGCATACGGCCATTACCCGGGCGGACGTTTTGAGAAGAACCCCGGCGATTTCCATTTCAACCCGTCCCCCCTGATATTCGTGCCGCAGGATCCCAACGTGCCGGCGGATTGGGATCCGGGTGACGCCGGACTGGAAGCATCCAGCCCGTTCGGGGCGGACCTCGCGCCGGTCAATTCCACCACCCCCAACCGCTATCTGTGGAACGGCCTCAACAATGCGGGCGACTGGCTGACTAAGGCTCTGGACGCCGATGGTTACCGCCTCGACTACGTGAAGGGGATCAGCACTGACTGGCTGTCATCGTTCCTCTCCACGGGAGCGATGGCCGGAAAACTCGCGTTCGGCGAGTATTATGACGGCAACCTGGGCAAGGTCCAGCGCTGGGTGAACGGCGCCGGGGGGATGAACAACCGGTGCAGCGCGTTCGACTTTCCGCTAAGGTACCAGTTGAAGGCGATGTGTTCCGGCGGCGGCGCGTTCAACATGGCGTCCCTGGACCACGCCGGCCTCGTTGGAGTGGACCCGTTTCATGCCGTGACGTTCGTGGAGAACCACGATACCGACGTGAGCGATCCGATCACGGCCAACAAAATGCTCGCCTACTCATATATCCTCACGAACGAAGGTTATCCGTGCGTCTTCTACCGCGATTACTCCACGGAAGCGGGCTGCTACGGCCTGAAGCCCGCGGTGGACCCCCTGATCTGGATCCACGAGAAAATCGCCTACGGGCGCACTCAGCAGCGGTGGAAGTCCGGCGACGTCTTCGCCTATGAGCGCATGGGGAACGAGGTGGGACACGATAACCTGCTGGTCGGCCTGAACGACAATGGGGCTTCAGCGCAAACGGTGGCGGTAGCGACCGCCTTTGGCGCCAACATCACGCTAAAAGACTACACAGGGCACGCGCCCAACGTCACGACGGACGGCGCCGGCAACGCGACCATCACGATCCCGGCCAACGCCGGCGGCGCGGGTTACGTCTGTTATGCCAGGGACGGGATCACCGGCCCGCCGCACGCCGCCGCGGGACCACGGGAAACCACCCAGGAATTCGCCGGCGCTACGGACCTGGACATCCGCCCCGCTGAAATGGGAGTCGCCAACAAGGTGGCATCCATCTGGGCGCAGGCGGGGAAGCCGATCAGGCTTGAACTGTGGTATCACACCGACCCGGCCTGGACCGATACCACGCGCCTCGACGTCACGCTGATCGACCCCGCGGGCGCGACGGTGGCAACGTCTTCGTTCACCAAGGCCGGTCCCCAGGGCGGCGGGTTTACGTACACTCCGCCGGCATCCGGCTTCTGCACCTTCTTCATCGAGGCGTTCGATACCCCCGCCGCCGACCCGAAACCGGTCTATTGGCTCAAGGCGCATTACACCGCGCCGGCCGTGTTCCCTGTCGAAGTGCCGACGGCGCTCAAGGTAGCGGGCGGCTTAGCTAAGGGAACGGTTGACCAGGCCCAGTTCGCGGGTGGCGCGGTAACGGTGGCAGAGGCGGTGCGCCTGATGAAACTCTGGAGCGGGCTGGAATAG
- a CDS encoding aldo/keto reductase family protein — protein sequence MKYRRLGRAGMQVSEVALGSWLTYGNAVGDDTAAQCVRTAYDLGVNFFDTANVYARGEAELVYGKVLREYPRDTIVVATKVYFPMRPGPNGSGLGRKHIREQIDASLQRLGMDYLDLYQCHRWDANTPVEETILALEDLVKAGKILYYGVSEWSAEQIEQGQNVARSRGLYGMVSNQPYYNMLGRSIEREVIPTCERHGIGQVIFSPLAQGVLTGKYRPGEPAPAGTRATDEKMSIFMRPGEGAMSDESLARVQRLAPIAARLGVSMAQMALAWILRLPNISSVIVGASRPEQVKQNAAASGITLDEATLAEIEGVLGS from the coding sequence ATGAAGTACAGGCGCCTCGGTCGCGCCGGCATGCAAGTCTCAGAGGTCGCACTCGGGAGCTGGCTCACTTACGGCAATGCCGTGGGAGACGACACGGCCGCGCAATGCGTGAGAACGGCCTACGACCTTGGCGTCAACTTTTTCGACACCGCGAACGTGTATGCAAGGGGCGAAGCGGAACTCGTCTACGGGAAGGTTCTGCGTGAATACCCGCGTGACACAATCGTGGTGGCCACCAAGGTCTACTTTCCGATGCGACCCGGCCCCAACGGCTCCGGCCTCGGCCGGAAGCACATCCGGGAGCAGATCGACGCCAGTCTCCAGCGCCTCGGAATGGACTATCTCGACCTTTACCAGTGTCATCGCTGGGACGCCAACACCCCGGTCGAAGAGACCATCCTGGCCCTGGAAGACCTTGTGAAGGCGGGCAAGATCCTGTACTACGGCGTGAGCGAGTGGAGCGCCGAGCAGATTGAGCAGGGGCAGAACGTGGCGCGGTCCCGCGGCCTCTACGGGATGGTCAGCAACCAGCCTTACTACAACATGCTGGGGCGATCGATCGAGCGCGAAGTCATCCCCACTTGCGAACGGCACGGGATCGGGCAGGTAATCTTCTCGCCTTTGGCGCAGGGCGTTCTCACGGGCAAGTACCGGCCCGGTGAGCCGGCGCCGGCGGGCACGCGCGCCACCGACGAGAAAATGAGCATCTTCATGCGGCCGGGCGAAGGGGCGATGAGCGATGAGTCCCTGGCGCGCGTGCAGAGACTGGCCCCGATTGCGGCCCGCCTCGGCGTCAGCATGGCCCAGATGGCGCTGGCGTGGATTTTGCGTCTGCCCAATATCAGCAGCGTCATCGTGGGAGCCAGCCGGCCCGAACAGGTCAAGCAGAACGCGGCGGCCAGCGGAATCACCCTGGACGAGGCAACGTTGGCCGAAATCGAAGGCGTTCTGGGCTCCTGA
- the recO gene encoding DNA repair protein RecO — translation MPSPRVYRANAIVLRRINLAETDKIVTFLTRELGKVSAVAKGSRRPASRLAGATELFGYCRVLFAVGLHLDVVTQVDVREAFPGIRSSLHKIAAASYMAELTDHLTEERHPNAEVFDLLLAGLYVLSALEEPDLVVTAFTLHMMAVSGYTPSLDVCARCHGEGKAFAAFSPTMGGVVCGDCRTAARDAFTVSADAIDAARKMLASEMPRASRIEMTTQARVHLLRMVRTFLAYHTDRPLKSARFLDELLAAKALSDAGM, via the coding sequence ATGCCTTCCCCTCGCGTATACCGCGCCAACGCCATCGTGCTGCGGCGCATCAACCTGGCCGAGACAGATAAAATCGTCACGTTCCTCACCCGCGAGTTGGGCAAGGTCAGCGCCGTGGCGAAAGGCTCGCGGCGCCCCGCCTCCCGCCTTGCCGGCGCCACAGAGCTTTTCGGGTATTGCCGCGTCCTCTTCGCCGTCGGGCTGCACCTCGACGTCGTCACGCAGGTCGATGTCCGTGAGGCGTTCCCCGGAATTCGCTCCAGCCTCCACAAAATCGCCGCCGCAAGCTACATGGCGGAGCTAACCGACCACCTCACCGAAGAACGGCACCCGAACGCGGAAGTTTTCGACCTTCTGCTCGCCGGGCTGTACGTCCTCAGCGCCCTGGAAGAGCCGGACCTGGTCGTCACCGCCTTCACCCTCCACATGATGGCGGTCTCGGGCTATACGCCGTCGCTGGACGTCTGCGCCCGCTGCCACGGCGAGGGCAAGGCATTCGCGGCATTCAGCCCGACGATGGGCGGGGTAGTCTGCGGTGATTGCCGCACCGCCGCCAGGGACGCCTTCACTGTATCCGCCGACGCCATCGATGCGGCGAGGAAGATGCTCGCCTCGGAGATGCCGCGTGCGTCCCGCATCGAGATGACGACGCAGGCGAGGGTCCATCTGTTGCGAATGGTTCGCACGTTCCTCGCCTACCACACGGACCGGCCGCTCAAATCGGCGCGATTCCTTGACGAACTCCTGGCGGCGAAGGCGCTCAGCGACGCCGGCATGTGA